A section of the Saccopteryx leptura isolate mSacLep1 chromosome 4, mSacLep1_pri_phased_curated, whole genome shotgun sequence genome encodes:
- the IL9R gene encoding interleukin-9 receptor, with amino-acid sequence MGPGPRIWEGWTLDSEALMRGMGAWLLVCTWVGLGVSVPGEGGGPEAGTFTCLNNNILRIDCRWSAPQLGQDPGPWLLFTSNYPPSSKYRCVLRAGACTVQLPPEEVIVPSDNFTITLHRLVSGKEQVSLVDPQYLPRRHVKLDPPFDLQSNVSSDSCVLSWSIDPALEPLASLLSYELAFKRREEAWERAQHRGHIVGVTWLSLEAVELDPGCSYEARLRVQMAALGDAVSEEERYEGHWSEWSRPVGFPSPPGRGPLVSPLGQPNSTLVAVSVFLLLSSLTYLLFKLSPRVKRTFCQDVPSPVAFFQPLYSVHRGNFQTWTGAHKAGVQLSRNCVGAAQGASECSVWEAITSLTYEPAEPWPCVGLAEGGTGPGLPVDVLPAALEWGGQPPAYLPQEEWTLASPPKPAPPQSEGSSGSYCALGSYGGCYPSPFPENAQSSGLTQALACGPSCDQQSLGARPGGRSVEAGEGQVQDAGEQAA; translated from the exons ATGGGGCCGGGCCCACGCATCTGGGAGG GCTGGACCTTGGACAGTGAGGCCCTGATGCGTGGGATGGGCGCCTGGCTCCTGGTCTGCACCTGGGTTGGCTTAGGAGTCTCGGtgccaggggaaggaggag GGCCCGAGGCTGGGACTTTCACCTGCCTCAACAACAACATCCTCAGGATCGACTGCCGCTGGTCTGCCCCACAGCTGGGCCAGGACCCCGGCCCTTGGCTCCTCTTCACCAG CAACTACCCGCCGAGCAGCAAATACAGGTGTGTCCTCCGGGCAGGCGCGTGCACCGTGCAGCTGCCGCCCGAGGAGGTCATTGTGCCTTCCGACAACTTCACCATCACCCTGCACCGTCTCGTCTCCGGGAAGGAACAAGTCAGCCTGGTGGACCCCCAGTACCTGCCCCGGAGGCACG TGAAGCTGGACCCGCCCTTCGACCTGCAGAGCAACGTCAGCTCGGACTCCTGTGTCCTGAGCTGGAGCATCGATCCCGCCCTGGAGCCCCTGGCCTCGCTGCTCAGCTACGAGCTGGCCTTCAAGAGGCGGGAGGAGGCCTGGGAG CGGGCTCAGCACAGGGGTCACATTGTGGGGGTGACCTGGCTCAGCCTCGAAGCTGTGGAACTGGACCCTGGCTGCAGCTATGAGGCCCGACTGCGTGTGCAGATGGCCGCTCTGGGAGACGCTGTCTCAGAGGAGGAGCGCTACGAGGGTCACTGGAGCGAGTGGAGCCGGCCCGTGGGCTTCCCCTCTCCCCCGGGACGAG GCCCCCTCGTCTCACCTTTGGGACAGCCCAACAGCACCCTGGTCGctgtgtctgtctttctcctGCTGAGCAGCCTGACCTACCTCCTGTTCAAGCTGTCACCCAG GGTGAAGAGGACCTTCTGCCAGGATGTGCCCTCTCCGGTGGCCTTCTTCCAGCCTCTCTACAGTGTGCACAGGGGGAACTTCCAG ACCTGGACAGGGGCCCACAAAGCTGGTGTGCAGCTGAGCCGGAACTGTGTTGGTGCCGCACAAGGAGCCTCGGAGTGCAGCGTCTGGGAGGCCATTACATCGCTTACCTACGAGCCTGCAGAGCCCTGGCCATGCGTGGGCCTGGCGGAGGGGGGCACTGGCCCTGGACTCCCCGTGGATGTGTTGCCAGCAGCCCTGGAGTGGGGAGGGCAGCCGCCTGCCTACCTGCCGCAAGAGGAGTGGACCCTCGCGAGCCCCCCCAAGCCAGCTCCCCCACAGTCAGAGGGCAGCAGCGGCAGCTACTGCGCCCTGGGCTCTTACGGGGGATGCTACCCCTCGCCTTTCCCAGAAAACGCGCAGAGTTCTGGGCTCACCCAGGCCTTGGCCTGTGGCCCTTCCTGTGACCAGCAGAGCCTGGGTGCCCGGCCAGGAGGTCGCTCTGTGGAAGCTGGAGAGGGTCAAGTCCAAGACGCTGGTGAACAGGCTGCCTGA